gaagaagaggatcgtGAATTTCCCGCGATGGTTTGAtatgccaaaatggatccaagtcttccttcttcagtgGCTCATCTTGACTAGCTAACTCCAAGAGTCTGTgggcacaaggcaagccataTTGTGCTTTCGTGGAGCCTGTGCAAGGTGGCGGCATCTTCTTGGGTGCTTGGCTTGATTCCATAAGCCTATGGATCTCGTCCAGTTGATCTAGTGCCCACCGAGTGACATTTAAGGGtagctggccaagccattCTCTTCCCGAGAACTGGTTCCGAATTGTGGCATTTGCCCGCTGTATTTTATCTTTGTACAGCTGACGCTTATCGTCCGTTTGACTAGCAGTTGCTGCTTCAACATCTGGTAGGTCAGACCGAAGGGATAGTTGGTAGGTCTTTAGAGAATGATGGTTTGATTCGGCGGGCGCGGTAGTAATCAATCCAAAATTTCGGTAATAGCGAGTGTAGCAGCAAgcccattctttcttcaaggGCAAGTATGTATCCTTGAGATATTTGAGAATTCGTTTCTGGTGTGAAAAGGTTTCTTGGAGTTGTCTCCAAGCTTGAGTAAATTCTTCTTCAGATCTGCTATACACCATATATCTCCAGAGGAGATATAGACCAGCACGAGTTTGTAACACTCGTGCAGGAAGAGGACCAAACTTTGCATCCTTCATGTTTTTGACCTTCATATTCCCACGCTCCAGCTCTTGGATATCAGCCGCGTCTGAATTGTTTTGATTATCATCCAGATTAGACTCCTCTGAGTCGttggttttcttccaccacttcttaATGTATAGGACCACGTTGCTATTGATATGGAAGACACACAGCTGAAGTTGCGTATTGGGAAAGAATTGCCGGATTGCATTACGCAATTGATCATCCTTATCTGTGATAATGACCTCTGGGGAACTAATAATGCCTGCTCGTTGGAATCTAGATACCTGCTTGAGAAACCACTCAAAACTGGCACCTTGCTCGTTATTGAGCAGACCATAACAGATGGGCATAGATGTCTTCTCTGAAGATACGGCCACAACAGTAACCAAGGGCATTTTATAGCAATTGGTACTATATGTAGCATCAAtctggagacatgacgagaattgtTGCCACATCTTGCCCCCTTTATGGTATCCCCAAGCGGCATTTCGAAAGCGGAATTCGTCCCCAATCCAATCTAAGCCCCATATCCAGACTCTCTTTGACTCAGAAAGCGTCCGTACAAAGTCGTTGGCAGGGCCGTAGCCTTGGCGCTTGGCATGGTTGGctttccatcgccagttgTAAATATCAGTTCTGCGAATAGGAATTTTTGGCCACCTTTGACAGAGTTGCTTACGAATAGATCGACAGGAAATCGTCTTGTCAAGGCAAAGACCTACCAGAAGACTCATTTGTTCCTCTGTTAACTTTCTCCAGTGATAGTGCTCAGTAAGACTTTTCGACGGGCCGTGATCTTGGTGAAGAGAACTGACAATTCTCATGGACCATTCATAATTGTTAGCCTGGAGAGATTGGACGATAACCTTGAACGGACAGTTGGCAGCTAACTTTGTTGTATTCGTATTGCGTATTTTGGCTATTGATTCCCTTGGATTGTACCTACTTTtatcacagacaagctcaTATTTTATCGTTCTTGTCTTCGCCTTATCCTTTTGACTTCGTATCGTAATGAGCCCCATCCGATTCTCAATACAGAACTCTTTTAGGGCATTAAAGAGTCCATGTGAGGGTTTGGAAAGACTTATTCAATCTACCTAACGATGTTGTTacaaagaggaagaattaATCGAAATAAAAGGAGAGATCCCCTGGGTCTCTCCTGTAATATCCTCTACGTGCACTGACCATGACGTTGGTTGTATAGGCAACCATTGGACATGGGTATCGCGACCACGGTCGCGATCAACTATATCGTGACGACGCAACGAGGCCTTCGGCCGAGTCTCCTTCAGGGTCTAACCCGTCACAGTCCATCGGAAGATTCATAGGTTTCTGTGAGAAGTGGTGAGTTCGAGGGAAAGACTATCTCCCAAGGCTGACCATCCCAGTCTTCAGAACCGTGGAAACTGTCACAGTCATCGGAATCGCTGCATTCATCCGCTGATTCTACAGGCGGCGCTTCACGAGGCCTAGGAACATACTTGGGCAAAGTTGTACAACTGTAGTTTAGCCCTATACTAGACAACAGGCGTAGTATGAGCCTTATACTACAACTACGCGTTGTATTATGTGTAGTATTGTTGCACtaaagtcgtgcataatcctgctccataccggttaagtgcataatgggggtgtgtcgcTTGCGACACGCCTACGCGCATAAAAAGGAGactggaagatcaagcagaatggaacagaacagacaacagtgaatacactgggcgaatgcctacacacccattcaattttacagtgacgcctttgtgaaagtatccacacAGTGATTCTGACAATTAAGAGTCTCATTTGCTAGCAAGAGCAATCGCGCGAACAGATGAATTACGGTGATGACAATGGCGTCCACGGAAAACGCGAAAGGAACGACGCGTCTCAGGTCCAGCAAAGACTGGGAGGTCTGGAGCGACAAATTCATGATGAAAGCTATAGACTTAAACGTATGGTCACTTGTAGACCCGGATTCAGATGACGAACCGATTGCCCAGCCACGACCACCGGAGTTTTCAGACTATCCACGAAGAGTTGTCCCGTCTGCGACAGCTGGATCTACTCCATCGGGACTTAGATCATCAGCTAGACAACGGAGAAGTTCCCAGTTACGGGGCTCAGAGACGCTAGATGATGAGATAGAAGTGGCACCCGAACCGGATAGTGACACGGAGTGGGCACACAACACGCTACGCGCCCGAGGCTACCATGAACTTGTGGCTAGAGACCGAGACATATACGATCGAGCCGGAAAGGACTACGACCGAAGATACCAAGCTTTCAAAGACCAGCAGGCAGCACTGTCTAAATTGCGTACCTGGGTAATGGACACAATTACAGATCATTACTACACCACCTGCTGCAAAGGCGAGTCATCGATCCGAGCATGGCTCCGTAACCTGAAAGAGGATGCCAACGTTGATGCAAAGCGATTGAGGTCGGATGCCCGTGAGAGGTACAGGGCTGTCCTGAAGCCACTGGCGGCGCCACCATCAGATTTTGAGACGTGGATCAACCAGTGGAAAGAAGCATTTGCGTACGCCAGAAGTAAAGATGTCTCTGATGTACAACATGCAGATGAATGGCTGGACGATTTAGTTCAGGCTGTCAGAAAGATAATGCCAAATTGGGGTTCAACCTTTCGGGGTGACCACCGACACGAGCTAGATGAAAATGATCTGAGCTACCATGAGGTAGCGGCTTCGCTGCgtgaagaagctcgagatcTACGAATTTTAAAGAAGACCACCGGTCGTGTATCCAAAGGAGCTTTTGGACCAACGTTTGGGACCGATCCGGATCAATGTTCAGATGAATCTGCCGACCAggtagatggccagaaaggCAAATCAAAGACAATACACGAGAAGGAACAAAAAACGGACCGGCGCAAGCGAAGCAGAACCCTAGCTGACGATGCTACCTGCCAAGCCTGTGGGAGCAAGTTCCACAACCTTTCGAAGTGTTACTACATAAACCAGAGTATTGCACCACGAAGTTTTAAGGGAAATCCAACTATACGCTTAGGCATTGAAGCCCGACTGCTCAAAGATACAGCCTTTGCAGAGGAAGTCAGAAGGCACACCAAGCCTAAGGAAGAGGACAAAGAGAAACAACTTTGACTCGTACGGggtgttggcaaatgtgCGGCCACATTCTTCACTGGCCATGCCCCACATACAGTGTTCGCCATCACCCAATACCCACTAAAGAACTCGGCGATCCTGGACTCTGGATCGACAATTCATATATTCAACCAGATAAGTCGTTTTAACAACTTCCGCACGGCACTACCAGGAGACTGTGTTACAGCCGGAAACCACGACGTACCAATTCAAGGATATGGTAACATAGATATAGAGGTTCAAGGCCCGAAAGGGAAAACCTTGTTTAGATTGCGGGACGTAGCGTTTTGCGAACATTTCGCCGCAAACCTCGTCTCGTTGCGTCAGTTGCAAAGGTATGGCTACTGGTGGGACAACCGTCCTAACCAGAACTGCCTCCGCACTCACCACGGAAGAATTATATGCAACATATTCGACCGCCATGATCAATATGTCCTAGAATATATTCCGGGAGACAAGTCAAAACAGTCGTTCTTCGTAAGACGGAACACATTCAATTCATGGACTGGGCGGCGACCTGCCGGCGCAGATGCAAAGAAATGGCATCTTCGACTTGGTCACCCAGGCCCACAGGCCCTCGAGCACTTAGTCAATTGCTCGACTGGAGCAAGGATCAAAGGCTTAACAACTACCGAATGCGATGACTGTGCTGTATCTAAGGCTAAACGGCAAGTCAGCCGCAAGCCACGGAACACAGAAAATGCGCCAGGAATACGACTTGCAGTAGACTTCCATGATTTTCAGCACAACTCTCAAGGAAAACAGCATGTGATGTTGATCACTGATAGGTGGTCTGGATACATATGGGACTTCTACCTCGCTGATCGTGGAGCGGAAACCATGATTGAAGTATTCAATACTTTATTCGGCATTCTTGAAAGACGATTCCGAATTAAACCGAGTGTCATCGAGTGCGACAACGAAATATACAAAAGGAGGCTACAAGTGCGCCAGTTCTTGGAATCTCTCTTCATTGTGATCGAGCCCTCAGCCCCAGACACACAAGCTCAGAATGGCGGTGCTGAACGCTCGGGGGGCGTaatcaagaacaaggcaCGCGCAATGAGAAGCGGGGCCAGGCTACCGGTCTACTTATGGGTAGAGGTTTTCAAAGCTGCTGTATACCTATACAACCGAACACCAAAGTACATCTATAAATGGCAATCACCGTATGATCGCTTCTACACCTTCGTGGCTGAACGCGATGGTGTTGCAATTGATGGTAGAAAGCCAGATCAGAGGCATCTCCGAGTGTACGGATGCAAGGCATTCGCTATGACAAGAGAAGCCTTACGAAAATCCAACCGCCTGGAAAGAATGAATCCAAGGGCATGGATTGGTTACCTCGTCGGATACCAATCCACAAATATTTATCGGATTTGGAACCCAAAACTAGGTACCGTTATCTCCACAAGAGACGTGACATTCAATGAAGACGAATGTTTCAACGGAGACCTTAATCAAATGAGGGACGACCTCCGTCATATGAGTCGAGAAGAATTGGTTGCCATTCTTCGAGACATTGAGGAGCCGTCGAACCAGGATGATATGCAAGAGGACGTCGAAGGTGAGGATGATATTGTGTATGGTGCGGGAAATGGATGGAACATTGGTGCAATCCAGCGAGTGGATGAGCGGAGCGGGGATGGACGAACTGAGGTGCCAAGTGCACGATCAGTGGTTGACGGTTCTGGAAGAAGTGCCCAGACTGCAGCCGTGAGTCTCCCTGAAGTGTCAGAAACACTTCCCGTGTTTGATGACTGTCCCAGTGAAGGTATCCGAACACGGACCGGCATGCCACCGGCAGAGTCAGGATCACAGGAATCTTCCAGGAAAAAGGGGCAGGATCACATCTTACCCAATTTTGGGGCTCAACAACGGCAGGATGCCGGCTGTAGGGAGACGTCCCGCAGTCCGCTACCTGATGCATTTGCGAGGGAAGCCCCCGCGTCGGCCAAAGATGCCGACACGCAAGTCCAACATtatccaacaccagcacgGTCAGAATCTTTTCCTGCGGCCCTCATGGCATATTGCTTTGGGGATACAAATGAAGTTCTTCAAGCTGAAGATGAAACAATCCAGCGCTCCGACATTGATGTCTGGAAGGCAGCATTCGCTGCTGGGCGACATGCAATGCCAATTGGAGTAATTGACAATAAGCAAATAGATAAAGCCAAATTTCTTCGGTCCCTCAAAAGACCGGAAAGGCGATCAGGACCAAGCGGCACAGTTAATGGccagccagttgacaaggacaagttccGGAAGCTACTGGCTAAAGCCGTGTCGCTCCACAGACGGCAAATGCCAGCTCTTCCAAGGTCGCACCATGAAGTGCTGATGCATCCAATGGAGTCAGAGTTTCTCCAAGCAGAAGCTATTCACCTTCAAAGTCATGTTGACATGAAGACGTACAAAGAAATACCCAAAGACGACCCGTCAGCAAGAGGCGAGCAAGTCTTGGACTGCATGTGGGTCTACACATACAAGTTTGACAAGCATGGCTGTTTCCAGAAGTGCAAAGCGCGGCTAGTTGTTCGAGGAGATCAGCAGGCGAAATCCATACACGAGGACACATACGCCTCTACACTAGCTGGACGCTCATTCAGAATCCTCATGGCTATTGCTGCACGGTTCGATCTCGAATTAGTGCAATATGATGCTGTCAATGcttttgtcaatgccaaaaTAAACAGAGACATATTTATGAGAATGCCTCCAGGGTACCGTAAGCCTGGAAGGATATTGAAGCTCCAAAGAGCACTATACGGATTAAGATGTTCGCCCCTGCTTTGGCAGAAAGAGCTGACAAACACCCTTGAAGAGCTTGGGTTTGAGAAGGTCCCACATGAACCTTGCTGtatgatgaagaatggcatcataATATTCTTTTATGTGGACGACATCGTCCTAGCATATAAAAAGGGCAAAGAAACTGAAGCCCAAAATTTGGCTGACCGTCTGAAACAGAAATACGAACTGACCGGCGGAAACCAACTACAATGGTTCCTGGGAATTGAAATTACCCGAGACCGAGATCAGAAGCTCATTTGGTTATCCCAATCTGCCTATATTGATAAGATAGCTAACTTAGCAGGGAGCGTAGATCGAAGACTGAATGTGCCCATGTCGGGACCAGAGCTCTTACCATACGAAGGAAGAGCGTCCGTCGCCTCAATACGGAAATATCAGAGGAAGATCGGATCACTGCTTTACGCAGCAGTAATAACCCGACCAGATATTGCGTTCGCAGTGTCAAGACTGGCTCGATTCAACATGAACCCTTCAAATGAACACCACGACGCAGCAGATAAGGTTCTTCAGTACTTAACACAGACGCGAACACTTGCGTTGCAACTCGGCGGAGGTGACGAGTTCCTTGTGGCAAGCGACGCATCATTCGCAGATAACTCAATTGACCGAAAGAGCTCCCAAGCGTATGTAATGAAACTCTTTGGAGGAACAATAGCCTGGAGAGCCAACAAACAGGACACCGTAACTACCTCAACGACAGAGGCAGAGCTTCTTGCAGTGTCCCAAGCCGCAAAAGAATCAATGTTTGTCAGTCGTATGCTCAAGGAATTGAGTATTCGCCTTGAGAACCAGACAATCCAAATTCAATGCGACAACCAGCAGACAATCAAAGTGGTCAACAAAGAGATTGGTTTACTCCAAACCAAACTTCGACACGTTGATGTCCACAACCATTGGCTCCGGCAAGAGGTGCAGAACAAGACCATTTCAGTCGAGTATATGCCAAGTAGCGAGATGATGGCAGATGGGTTAACCAAAGCTCTCACCACTCAACGCTTCAGAGAGTCTGTGGTGAGACTGGGACTAGTGGACATTGCGACGCGGCTGCAGCAACGACAGCTGAATGAGATGGACGAGACTTTGCAACAGATGCTTAACCAGCTAGAGATGTGAGAATTTTGGCGCTCAGCTTCGACCTGTGGGTCAAAGCTGGGGGGAAGTGTTGCACtaaagtcgtgcataatcctgctccataccggttaagtgcataatgggggtgtgtcgcTTGCGACACGCCTACGCGCATAAAAAGGAGactggaagatcaagcagaatggaacagaacagacaacagtgaatacactgggcgaatgcctacacacccattcaattttacagtgacgcctttgtgaaagtatccacacAGTGATTCTGACAAGTATGCCTGTTGTACAACGTGTTGTGGGCACGTGACACCAAATTATtaagacagtctttaatcggacgcacccaaatctctattcggacgcacccccccacattcagccacagcagtctccgataatgtcccggtcaaatttgctgcaagtgatATCTCCGTATTtccaccataccaacaactacttACAGTGCCTGAGTAGTATTTTGCTACCACCCCAGGGTGACTTCCTACCTTAATCCGTTGCAACTACAATgctatcaccaaccttttccttttccttccactttttctgtcccttcgcaagcaaaatcttcGTTATTTTATGGTCCTCCTCTACATCtggagaatgatgctgtttagCTGGATTATTCCCGCCCCTGTGTccctttgcctgttgacgagtaACTCGAGTTGTGACTCTAGCAGAAACTTTACTCCGTtttcgccgaggctgttgttggtctggtaggtcggctgcgtcttcctcgtcaagagttgACCCtagctcgaattgagagtagTTCCGACGTGCTGACCTCTTAACGCCACTTCGTGTTGACCCTTGaggcgcaagttgatgatcggGAATCGCAcgttcgttgccaaatggttcgccattttgtGGTCGTCCCTTGGGTATTCCCATCGGAGGACGCTGTacctgaagaagaggatcgtcaatttctcgagatcgtttgatgtgccaaaatggatccaagtcttccctcTTCAGTGGCTTATCTTGATCAGCTAACCTGAGGAGCAtgtgagcacaaggcaagccgtaTTGAGCCTTAGTAGAGCCTGTACACGCTAGTaaaggcttcttggagatctggCCTGATTCCATAAGCCTGTGGATCTCGTTGAGTTGGTCTAGTGCCCAACGAGTGACACTTAaaggcagctggccaagccactctcttcctgaGAACTGGTTccgaatggtggtgtttgcttgttgtattttgtctttatatAGCAGACGTTTATCCACTGTCTGACTAGCTGTggcctcttcgacatcagGGAGGTCGGACCGAAGGGATAGGTTGTAGGTCTTCAGAGAATGATGGTTTGACTCGGCCGGTGCTGTCGTAATCAAACCGAAGTTCCGATAATGGCGAGTATAGCAGCatgcccattctttcttcaaaggtAAATATGTGCTCTTGAGATAACTCAGAATGCGCTCCTGGTGTTCAAAGgtctcttgaagttgccgccatgcttgattgaactcgtcctccgATCTGCTAAATACCATATGTCTCCAGAGGAGGTACAGACCAGCTCGAGTTTTTAATACTCGTTTGGGAACagggccaagtttggaatcctTCATATCTTTAACGTTGACATTCCCACGTTCCATCTCTTGAATGTCAGCAgtatctgcattgtcactATCGCTATCTGTCTCAGAGCCATcggttttcttccaccacttcttaATAGATAAGAccacattgctgttgatatggaagacacatagctgaagttgcgcattaggaaatatttgccgtgctgcagcacgcaGCTGGTCGTCCTTATCCGTGATAATAACTTTTGGCGGCGCGATGTTGCctgcttgttggaatctcgacagctgttggaggaaccacTCATAAGTAGCAACTTGTTCGTTATTAAGAAGGCCATAACAAATTGGCATGGACGTCTTCTCCGACGATACAGTTACGACAGTAACCAAAGGCATTTTATAGCAGTTGGTCTTATATGTAGCGTCAAtctggagacatgacgagaattgtTGCCACATCTTTCCCCCTTTATGATAAGCCCAAGCGGCATTTCGAAAACGGAACTCATCATGAATCCAGCCTAAGCCCCATATCCAGACTCTCTTCGACTCAGAGAGCGTCCGTACAAAGTCATTGGCGGGGCCGTAGCCTTgacgtttggcttggttgactttccatcgccagttatATATATCTGTCCTGCGAATAGCAATCTGAGgccacttttggcacagTTGCTTATGAACGGATCGAGAAGagatcgtcttgtcaagacaaagatctTTCAGGAGGTTCATTTGTTCGTCTGTTAACTTTCTCCATTGGTAGTGCTCGGTGAGGCCTTGTGATGGCCCGTGGTCTCGATGAAGGGAGCTGACAACTCTCATGGACCAttcgtagttgttggcatggagggaCTGAACGATAACTTTGAACGGGCagttggcggccaacttcgTTGTATTCGTGTTCCGTATTTTGGCGATTGACTCTCTGGGCTTATAATACCGACTCTtatcacagacaagctcacattTTATTGTTCTAGTCTTCGCCTTATTCTTTTGACTTCGTATCGTGATGAGGCCCATCCGATTCTGAACACAAAACTCCTTtaggctgtcgaggagcaactcAAGAGACTCATAAGTTGTTGTTAGAAGAGGAGAGTCCGATGGAAAGACTGCCTCCCATGGTTCACCATTCCAATCCTCAGATTCATCGATCTCGTTACATTCATCGGAGTCACTAATAGATTCATCTGCTGAGTCGACAGGTAGCGTTTCAGACGGTTCGGGGAAGCCTGGAGGGtgcgccatagccagcattAGAAGAGTCTTATCGACGGCTTGtaaagctattgtattcaatACACTGCGAATTAACATATTTGTCTTAACAGGATTTTATGGCTATATGCAGATTGGCGTTTCTGTTCAAGATCTAGgacttctgcatgtctcgaagTCCTAGCATCTAGACCGCAGTCCTGTAAGAACTACTGGGACGCTTGCTACCCACTGACAACTGACAGTCGGTGGTTTAGAAGTCAAAGAGGAATTTCTATCACCTCAATAATGCTTAATTGGTTAGTTttaagaatggcgacaatgactaccaacactgaacagttTCGACGTCGGTTGCTTCAGTCCGCGAAGTCGGAGGCTATGTGGCTTAAGGTACCTTaggtgtggctgaatgtgggggggtgcgtccgaattGAGAGTTGGGTGCGTATCAATAGAGACTGTCTATAATATAGCATAGTTCACAGGTCTTAGCCACGAAGCCATATATAATGCACAGGTAGCATCTGCATCATAATTATTTCACCCAGCGCTGAGATGGAATCATTGCATTTGACACTTCAACTGCCGAAGGGTGGTGTCCTGCAGCCTGATGAAGCCCCATTTCTATGGGCGGCGTTGGGGTCTTTTCGCTGGAAGGTTCGGGTCCGCGTAAATTTCCCATTTAGGTTTTGTAGTCAGTAGACTAGACCTAATTTAGTTTCGCGGTCAATGATCCCAGCTCGTCAATTTCGCGGTCAAGTATTTGCCCTTTTGGGTTGCTCGTCAACATTGCTTTTTTCCAGCTTCAGGGGCTCAAAGCTGAGGAAAAAACGTTGTAAATCAGAAATACGGGTTCGGGTTGGGCCTGCAGCGACTGGGAAAGTGGACACAGCCAGTAGcggcatcaacattgaatcaatgGGCAATGTCTTCGAGTCTACACTATCCCTGGGCAGGTTGACTGGCCAATACAGACTGGCCATACCGTCTTCACCACCCCTGTAGCCCCATACCATCCCTGCAATCAAAGTAACGCTTTACTCATTACGGTGCAAAGGGCACAATGTAATTTAGCAAACTACAGTTTTTTTCGTCGGTGCGTCCCATATGCATCCCATGTCCATCCCACCTGCAATTACACATAATGACACACTTTTCCTCCGTGTGCTCTGTCGGCTGCTGTAACGGTCgaagcgagtatattgacaactggctaggtgactataaacaagtatccaaagctaaagaagaagagcaaagggaacaagaaaaggagagctccAGGAGCTCTTAAGCTCCTGAGCTCGCCgctgctaatctcgcttgttgtTGGGGCGCCgtcgggctcagcccgttacagtTACTGACTTGCGTTGCAGTCCAGGTCTGCCATACCAAGGACATCAGTTGAACAGCACTGAGGGTTGCTGTAAAGTCCTGAAGGGCAAGAGTCGTAGCTATAAGGGGTATTGCTAACAGGGACAGCACTGCCGAA
This DNA window, taken from Pochonia chlamydosporia 170 chromosome Unknown PCv3seq00018, whole genome shotgun sequence, encodes the following:
- a CDS encoding MULE transposase domain-containing protein; its protein translation is MPLVTVVAVSSEKTSMPICYGLLNNEQGASFEWFLKQVSRFQRAGIISSPEVIITDKDDQLRNAIRQFFPNTQLQLCVFHINSNVVLYIKKWWKKTNDSEESNLDDNQNNSDAADIQELERGNMKVKNMKDAKFGPLPARVLQTRAGLYLLWRYMVYSRSEEEFTQAWRQLQETFSHQKRILKYLKDTYLPLKKEWACCYTRYYRNFGLITTAPAESNHHSLKTYQLSLRSDLPDVEAATASQTDDKRQLYKDKIQRANATIRNQFSGREWLGQLPLNVTRWALDQLDEIHRLMESSQAPKKMPPPCTGSTKAQYGLPCAHRLLELASQDEPLKKEDLDPFWHIKPSREIHDPLLQIQRPPMGVPKSRPRNNEPFGNERAIPEQPLAPQGSTRSGVQSSARRNYCQFELGPTLDEEDAADSPDQQPRRKKEKDCRFSNNSSYPSEGKDSETRVYHN
- a CDS encoding gag protein (similar to Metarhizium robertsii ARSEF 23 XP_007817126.1), with translation MASTENAKGTTRLRSSKDWEVWSDKFMMKAIDLNVWSLVDPDSDDEPIAQPRPPEFSDYPRRVVPSATAGSTPSGLRSSARQRRSSQLRGSETLDDEIEVAPEPDSDTEWAHNTLRARGYHELVARDRDIYDRAGKDYDRRYQAFKDQQAALSKLRTWVMDTITDHYYTTCCKGESSIRAWLRNLKEDANVDAKRLRSDARERYRAVLKPLAAPPSDFETWINQWKEAFAYARSKDVSDVQHADEWLDDLVQAVRKIMPNWGSTFRGDHRHELDENDLSYHEVAASLREEARDLRILKKTTGRVSKGAFGPTFGTDPDQCSDESADQVDGQKGKSKTIHEKEQKTDRRKRSRTLADDATCQACGSKFHNLSKCYYINQSIAPRSFKGNPTIRLGIEARLLKDTAFAEEVRRHTKPKEEDKEKQL
- a CDS encoding polyprotein (similar to Colletotrichum gloeosporioides Nara gc5 XP_007273551.1), which translates into the protein MLITDRWSGYIWDFYLADRGAETMIEVFNTLFGILERRFRIKPSVIECDNEIYKRRLQVRQFLESLFIVIEPSAPDTQAQNGGAERSGGVIKNKARAMRSGARLPVYLWVEVFKAAVYLYNRTPKYIYKWQSPYDRFYTFVAERDGVAIDGRKPDQRHLRVYGCKAFAMTREALRKSNRLERMNPRAWIGYLVGYQSTNIYRIWNPKLGTVISTRDVTFNEDECFNGDLNQMRDDLRHMSREELVAILRDIEEPSNQDDMQEDVEGEDDIVYGAGNGWNIGAIQRVDERSGDGRTEVPSARSVVDGSGRSAQTAAVSLPEVSETLPVFDDCPSEGIRTRTGMPPAESGSQESSRKKGQDHILPNFGAQQRQDAGCRETSRSPLPDAFAREAPASAKDADTQVQHYPTPARSESFPAALMAYCFGDTNEVLQAEDETIQRSDIDVWKAAFAAGRHAMPIGVIDNKQIDKAKFLRSLKRPERRSGPSGTVNGQPVDKDKFRKLLAKAVSLHRRQMPALPRSHHEVLMHPMESEFLQAEAIHLQSHVDMKTYKEIPKDDPSARGEQVLDCMWVYTYKFDKHGCFQKCKARLVVRGDQQAKSIHEDTYASTLAGRSFRILMAIAARFDLELVQYDAVNAFVNAKINRDIFMRMPPGYRKPGRILKLQRALYGLRCSPLLWQKELTNTLEELGFEKVPHEPCCMMKNGIIIFFYVDDIVLAYKKGKETEAQNLADRLKQKYELTGGNQLQWFLGIEITRDRDQKLIWLSQSAYIDKIANLAGSVDRRLNVPMSGPELLPYEGRASVASIRKYQRKIGSLLYAAVITRPDIAFAVSRLARFNMNPSNEHHDAADKVLQYLTQTRTLALQLGGGDEFLVASDASFADNSIDRKSSQAYVMKLFGGTIAWRANKQDTVTTSTTEAELLAVSQAAKESMFVSRMLKELSIRLENQTIQIQCDNQQTIKVVNKEIGLLQTKLRHVDVHNHWLRQEVQNKTISVEYMPSSEMMADGLTKALTTQRFRESVVRLGLVDIATRLQQRQLNEMDETLQQMLNQLEM
- a CDS encoding transposase (similar to Metarhizium robertsii ARSEF 23 XP_007817108.2), translating into MLIRSVLNTIALQAVDKTLLMLAMAHPPGFPEPSETLPVDSADESISDSDECNEIDESEDWNGEPWEAVFPSDSPLLTTTYESLELLLDSLKEFCVQNRMGLITIRSQKNKAKTRTIKCELVCDKSRYYKPRESIAKIRNTNTTKLAANCPFKVIVQSLHANNYEWSMRVVSSLHRDHGPSQGLTEHYQWRKLTDEQMNLLKDLCLDKTISSRSVHKQLCQKWPQIAIRRTDIYNWRWKVNQAKRQGYGPANDFVRTLSESKRVWIWGLGWIHDEFRFRNAAWAYHKGGKMWQQFSSCLQIDATYKTNCYKMPLVTVVTVSSEKTSMPICYGLLNNEQVATYEWFLQQLSRFQQAGNIAPPKVIITDKDDQLRAAARQIFPNAQLQLCVFHINSNVVLSIKKWWKKTDGSETDSDSDNADTADIQEMERGNVNVKDMKDSKLGPVPKRVLKTRAGLYLLWRHMVFSRSEDEFNQAWRQLQETFEHQERILSYLKSTYLPLKKEWACCYTRHYRNFGLITTAPAESNHHSLKTYNLSLRSDLPDVEEATASQTVDKRLLYKDKIQQANTTIRNQFSGREWLGQLPLSVTRWALDQLNEIHRLMESGQISKKPLLACTGSTKAQYGLPCAHMLLRLADQDKPLKREDLDPFWHIKRSREIDDPLLQVQRPPMGIPKGRPQNGEPFGNERAIPDHQLAPQGSTRSGVKRSARRNYSQFELGSTLDEEDAADLPDQQQPRRKRSKVSARVTTRVTRQQAKGHRGGNNPAKQHHSPDVEEDHKITKILLAKGQKKWKEKEKVGDSIVVATD